A window from Prochlorococcus marinus CUG1435 encodes these proteins:
- a CDS encoding 5'-methylthioadenosine/adenosylhomocysteine nucleosidase, whose product MKKLHIGLLSAMPEEVGKTLHHLKNVISISYGDLVIHKGEWILEKSTNAKIFISLAWSGWGKVSASRAVTRLLNTADNNKNLDLILFTGVAGSGKAELNQWDIVIANEVIQHDMDARPLFEKYNIPALGIAKIKSPQNLTNWIFNVLKNSKKKGHLSKFGFIKKGLIASGDKFISDKNSLKKLCIDIPDLDAVEMEGGAIAQIATQEKIPWAIVRVISDSADEEASEDFSTFIKKYENHSWEIINCLLTKIYENETLL is encoded by the coding sequence ATGAAAAAATTACATATAGGTCTTTTAAGTGCAATGCCAGAAGAAGTAGGGAAAACATTGCATCACTTAAAAAATGTCATTTCAATTTCATATGGAGATTTAGTTATTCACAAAGGTGAATGGATTTTAGAAAAATCAACTAATGCAAAAATTTTTATATCATTAGCATGGAGTGGATGGGGCAAAGTAAGTGCATCAAGAGCGGTCACAAGATTATTAAATACTGCAGACAATAATAAAAATTTGGATTTAATTCTTTTTACTGGAGTAGCCGGCTCTGGCAAAGCAGAATTAAATCAATGGGATATAGTCATTGCGAATGAAGTAATTCAACATGATATGGATGCAAGGCCTCTTTTTGAGAAATACAATATTCCAGCTTTAGGTATAGCTAAAATTAAATCTCCCCAAAATCTAACTAATTGGATATTTAATGTATTAAAAAATTCCAAAAAAAAAGGCCACCTTTCAAAATTTGGTTTTATTAAAAAAGGTTTAATTGCTTCAGGAGATAAATTCATATCAGATAAAAATAGCTTAAAGAAATTATGTATAGATATTCCTGACTTAGACGCAGTAGAAATGGAAGGAGGTGCAATTGCTCAGATAGCTACACAAGAAAAAATTCCATGGGCAATAGTGAGGGTGATATCTGATAGTGCCGATGAAGAAGCTAGTGAAGATTTTAGTACTTTTATAAAAAAATATGAAAATCACTCATGGGAAATTATTAACTGCTTATTAACAAAGATTTATGAAAACGAGACATTACTTTGA